One Curtobacterium sp. BH-2-1-1 genomic region harbors:
- the murF gene encoding UDP-N-acetylmuramoyl-tripeptide--D-alanyl-D-alanine ligase, whose amino-acid sequence MIAMTLAEIATAVDGELIPGAQATDVADQGDLVVDGTVETDSRLVTPGSVFFALPGEVTDGRRFVPAATEAGAALVITPERVETTAPQIVVADGYDALAALAHEVVTRVRMATADRVDADGRPAPLKVVGITGSNGKTSTKNMLRTILEQHGETVAPQGSFNNHVGAPISMLRITEDTRYLVVEMGASGIGHIAKLVAIAEPDVGVVLKVGLAHAGEFGGIEATQRAKSEMVTDLPGSATALLNVDDDRVASMRDLTAAHVVGFGTSDDADYRITGIETDRNGTRFTLTAPPVRQEGDPSADGRPGGTDRVDVQLAILGEHHAMNASAALTVAHLWGVPLAAGAAALASMTRAERWRMELLPGGPDGVTVINDAYNASPDSTAAALRTLAQIVRPGERTVAVLGEMAELGEFSTEEHDRIGRLVVRLGIGQLVVVGRGAMPIHQAATLEGSWDGESVFIEDVDDAVHSLQDMLRPGDVVLVKSSKSAELRFLGDRLGGVTE is encoded by the coding sequence ATGATCGCCATGACCCTCGCCGAGATCGCGACAGCGGTCGACGGCGAGCTGATCCCGGGTGCCCAGGCGACCGACGTCGCCGACCAGGGCGACCTGGTCGTCGACGGCACCGTCGAGACCGACTCCCGCCTCGTGACGCCGGGCAGCGTGTTCTTCGCGCTCCCGGGCGAGGTCACCGACGGGCGACGCTTCGTCCCCGCGGCGACCGAGGCCGGCGCCGCGCTCGTCATCACGCCCGAGCGCGTCGAGACCACGGCACCGCAGATCGTCGTGGCGGACGGCTACGACGCCCTCGCCGCGCTCGCGCACGAGGTCGTCACGCGCGTCCGGATGGCGACCGCCGACCGCGTCGACGCCGACGGACGCCCGGCGCCGCTCAAGGTCGTCGGGATCACCGGCTCGAACGGCAAGACGAGCACGAAGAACATGCTCCGCACGATCCTCGAGCAGCACGGCGAGACCGTCGCGCCCCAGGGGTCGTTCAACAACCACGTCGGTGCGCCGATCTCGATGCTCCGCATCACCGAGGACACCCGGTACCTGGTCGTCGAGATGGGCGCGAGCGGCATCGGCCACATCGCCAAGCTCGTCGCGATCGCCGAGCCGGACGTCGGCGTCGTCCTCAAGGTCGGCCTCGCGCACGCCGGCGAGTTCGGCGGGATCGAGGCGACCCAGCGCGCCAAGTCCGAGATGGTCACCGACCTGCCCGGGAGCGCGACCGCGCTCCTCAACGTCGACGACGACCGTGTCGCGTCGATGCGCGACCTGACGGCCGCCCACGTCGTCGGCTTCGGCACGTCCGACGACGCCGACTACCGCATCACCGGCATCGAGACGGACCGCAACGGCACCCGTTTCACGCTCACCGCGCCTCCCGTCCGCCAGGAAGGCGACCCGTCTGCGGACGGACGGCCAGGAGGCACGGATCGCGTCGACGTGCAGCTCGCGATCCTGGGTGAGCACCACGCCATGAACGCGTCCGCCGCGCTCACGGTCGCCCACCTGTGGGGCGTCCCGCTCGCCGCCGGCGCCGCCGCGCTCGCGTCGATGACGCGCGCCGAGCGCTGGCGCATGGAGCTCCTCCCCGGCGGCCCCGACGGCGTCACCGTGATCAACGACGCCTACAACGCGTCGCCCGACTCGACCGCAGCGGCGCTGCGGACCCTGGCGCAGATCGTGCGCCCGGGGGAGCGGACCGTCGCCGTGCTCGGCGAGATGGCCGAGCTCGGCGAGTTCTCGACGGAGGAGCACGACCGCATCGGTCGGCTCGTCGTCCGTCTCGGCATCGGACAGCTCGTGGTCGTCGGCCGCGGCGCGATGCCCATCCACCAGGCCGCCACCCTCGAGGGATCGTGGGACGGCGAGTCCGTGTTCATCGAGGACGTCGACGACGCCGTCCACTCACTGCAGGACATGCTCCGCCCCGGCGACGTCGTCCTCGTCAAGTCCTCGAAGTCCGCCGAACTGCGATTCCTCGGCGACCGCCTCGGAGGTGTCACCGAATGA
- the mraY gene encoding phospho-N-acetylmuramoyl-pentapeptide-transferase, with protein MIALLIAGAVSLVFTLLLTPLFIKLFHRLGWGQFIRDDGPQSHHTKRGTATMGGIVLIIGAVLGYFVGHLVGRDSVTLSGLLVLFLMVGLGFVGFIDDFLKVRRQRSLGLGGWAKVLGQVIVGVIFATVALVVPSGNGKPPASTMVSAIRDIPWLDFMALGTVIGTVLFLAWIVLLTVSTSNGVNVADGLDGLATGSSILAIGSYVIIGFWQSNQICGGARLDANTEHACYTVTNPLDLAVVAAAVCGGLIGFLWYNTSPAQIFLGDTGSLGLGGALAGLAILSRTELLLILIGGLFFIVTGSVILQRAYFKITHGKRIFRMSPLHHHFELKGWAEVTVVVRFWIIAGLCVAAGVGLFYLEWIARVG; from the coding sequence ATGATCGCCCTCCTGATCGCCGGCGCCGTGTCGCTGGTGTTCACACTGCTGCTCACGCCGCTGTTCATCAAGCTGTTCCACCGCCTCGGCTGGGGACAGTTCATCCGCGACGACGGCCCGCAGTCGCACCACACGAAGCGCGGCACGGCGACGATGGGCGGCATCGTCCTCATCATCGGCGCGGTGCTCGGCTACTTCGTCGGACACCTGGTCGGCCGAGACTCGGTCACGCTGTCCGGCCTGCTCGTCCTGTTCCTCATGGTCGGCCTCGGGTTCGTCGGGTTCATCGACGACTTCCTCAAGGTCCGTCGTCAGCGCAGTCTCGGGCTCGGCGGCTGGGCGAAGGTCCTCGGGCAGGTCATCGTCGGCGTCATCTTCGCGACCGTGGCGCTCGTCGTCCCGTCCGGCAACGGCAAGCCGCCGGCGTCGACGATGGTTTCGGCCATCCGGGACATCCCGTGGCTCGACTTCATGGCGCTCGGCACCGTGATCGGCACCGTGCTGTTCCTGGCGTGGATCGTCCTGCTGACGGTCTCGACGTCGAACGGCGTGAACGTGGCGGACGGGCTCGACGGTCTCGCGACCGGCTCGAGCATCCTGGCCATCGGCTCGTACGTGATCATCGGCTTCTGGCAGTCGAACCAGATCTGCGGCGGTGCCCGGCTCGACGCGAACACCGAGCACGCCTGCTACACCGTGACCAACCCGCTGGACCTCGCGGTGGTGGCGGCGGCGGTCTGCGGTGGCCTGATCGGCTTCCTCTGGTACAACACGTCGCCGGCGCAGATCTTCCTCGGCGACACCGGTTCGCTCGGGCTCGGCGGCGCACTGGCCGGCCTCGCGATCCTCAGCCGCACGGAGCTCCTGCTCATCCTCATCGGTGGCCTGTTCTTCATCGTCACCGGTTCGGTCATCCTGCAGCGGGCGTACTTCAAGATCACGCACGGCAAGCGCATCTTCCGGATGAGTCCGCTGCACCACCACTTCGAGTTGAAGGGGTGGGCCGAGGTGACCGTCGTCGTCCGGTTCTGGATCATCGCGGGACTCTGCGTCGCCGCGGGTGTCGGACTCTTCTACCTCGAATGGATCGCACGAGTTGGTTGA
- the murD gene encoding UDP-N-acetylmuramoyl-L-alanine--D-glutamate ligase: MSSSRLESLDSWYAEGWKGLNVAVLGLGATGFSVADTLVELGSAVTVYSTDAPSDSVELLDVIGAHFVQVPLDSVPAALETQAPDVVIVSPGLPPHNATVQWAVANSVVWGDIELAWRVRDKVVRGPIAAPWVTITGTNGKTTTTQLATAMFEAGGLRAVACGNIGVPVLDVVRDPDGYDVLVVELSSHQLHYMPTTGDGAVVPLASACLNIADDHLEWHGSAEAYRAAKAKVYERTVLACVYNTTDDVTRHMVEDADVVEGCRAVGFGPGIPAPGDVGMVEDVLCDRAFTDDRRNSALELATVADLEAAGLASPHMTMNVLAAAALARAASVQPSAIRTAVQGFRADHHRTELVASAEGVSWVDDSKATNPHAATASLAAFDKVVWIVGGLFKGVDIDGLVERFGPDVRGVVVIGTDRGPVLEAFARHAPGVPVLQVEAADTDQVMPEAVRHAASVARPGDTVLLAPAAASFDQFGSYADRGRRFAAAVHEHLGGNADGDDGSPERP; this comes from the coding sequence GTGTCCTCGTCCCGCCTGGAGTCCCTGGACAGCTGGTACGCCGAGGGCTGGAAGGGGCTGAACGTCGCCGTGCTCGGCCTCGGGGCCACCGGGTTCTCGGTCGCCGACACCCTGGTCGAGCTCGGCAGCGCGGTGACGGTCTACTCGACCGACGCCCCGTCGGACAGCGTGGAGCTGCTCGACGTGATCGGTGCGCACTTCGTGCAGGTGCCCCTCGACTCGGTGCCCGCCGCCCTCGAGACCCAGGCGCCGGACGTCGTGATCGTGTCGCCGGGCCTGCCGCCGCACAACGCGACCGTGCAGTGGGCCGTGGCGAACAGCGTCGTGTGGGGGGACATCGAGCTCGCCTGGCGTGTCCGCGACAAGGTCGTGCGCGGCCCCATCGCTGCGCCCTGGGTGACCATCACGGGCACGAACGGGAAGACCACCACGACGCAGCTCGCGACCGCGATGTTCGAGGCCGGCGGGCTCCGCGCGGTGGCGTGCGGCAACATCGGCGTGCCCGTCCTCGACGTCGTGCGCGACCCGGACGGCTACGATGTCCTCGTCGTCGAGCTCTCCAGCCACCAGCTGCACTACATGCCGACGACCGGCGACGGTGCCGTGGTGCCCCTCGCCAGCGCCTGCCTGAACATCGCCGACGACCACCTCGAGTGGCACGGCTCCGCCGAGGCCTACCGGGCCGCGAAGGCCAAGGTCTACGAGCGCACGGTCCTCGCCTGCGTGTACAACACCACGGACGACGTCACCCGGCACATGGTCGAGGACGCCGACGTCGTCGAGGGGTGCCGTGCCGTGGGCTTCGGCCCGGGGATCCCCGCGCCCGGCGACGTCGGGATGGTCGAGGACGTCCTCTGCGACCGGGCCTTCACCGACGACCGACGGAACAGCGCGCTCGAGCTCGCGACCGTCGCCGACCTCGAGGCCGCCGGGCTCGCCAGCCCGCACATGACGATGAACGTCCTCGCCGCGGCCGCACTCGCCCGTGCGGCCTCCGTGCAGCCGAGCGCGATCCGCACCGCCGTGCAGGGCTTCCGCGCCGACCACCACCGCACCGAGCTGGTGGCCTCCGCCGAGGGCGTCAGCTGGGTGGACGACTCGAAGGCGACGAACCCGCACGCGGCCACGGCGTCGCTCGCGGCGTTCGACAAGGTGGTCTGGATCGTCGGGGGCCTGTTCAAGGGCGTCGACATCGACGGACTCGTCGAGCGCTTCGGGCCGGACGTCCGCGGCGTCGTCGTGATCGGGACCGATCGTGGCCCTGTACTCGAGGCATTCGCGCGACACGCGCCCGGGGTGCCGGTGCTGCAGGTCGAGGCAGCGGACACTGATCAGGTCATGCCCGAGGCGGTCCGGCATGCCGCATCGGTCGCGAGGCCGGGCGACACGGTCCTCCTCGCCCCGGCTGCGGCGTCGTTCGACCAGTTCGGCTCCTACGCGGACCGGGGGCGTCGATTCGCGGCGGCGGTCCACGAGCACCTGGGAGGAAACGCCGATGGCGACGACGGATCTCCCGAGCGGCCGTAG
- the ftsW gene encoding putative lipid II flippase FtsW, with amino-acid sequence MATTDLPSGRSGGAAPGRPHAPARRHNGAVVAVKNVFVAESSTFYTILGVTLFLVVFGVVMVLSSSSVEQYAATHDFFGAASRQGLYAVLGVPLMLIASRLPARFWRKWAMWIVGVGLVVQALVVLTPLGYSIQGNRNWIRLGSFTAQPSEILKLALVLGIGAIMYVKREKLDDWKEVFIPIGIASLGSIGLVLVGGDQGTAMIMLILVFGALYVGGARAKHLLVGVLGLAVLLPFVTMASSSRSHRISAWLSGCTDTSQYQDLCWQPTHGMWALASGGVFGVGLGNSKAKWSWLPEADNDYIFAIIGEELGLVGAVVVLALFVVLAVGMIKIIRQSNDPFVKTVTGGVLAWIIGQALVNIAVVLGLLPVLGVPLPLISAGGSALIMTLVAIGVVLSFARDLPGKSDLPGRNSVGRTTTNGTLR; translated from the coding sequence ATGGCGACGACGGATCTCCCGAGCGGCCGTAGCGGCGGAGCGGCCCCCGGCCGACCGCACGCACCCGCACGCCGCCACAACGGGGCGGTCGTCGCCGTCAAGAACGTCTTCGTCGCCGAGTCGAGCACCTTCTACACGATCCTGGGCGTCACGCTCTTCCTCGTCGTCTTCGGCGTCGTCATGGTGCTGTCCTCGTCGAGCGTGGAGCAGTACGCCGCGACGCACGACTTCTTCGGCGCGGCCTCCCGCCAGGGCCTCTACGCCGTGCTCGGCGTCCCGCTCATGCTCATCGCCTCCCGCCTGCCCGCACGGTTCTGGCGGAAGTGGGCGATGTGGATCGTCGGCGTCGGCCTCGTCGTGCAGGCGCTCGTCGTCCTGACCCCGCTCGGCTACTCGATCCAGGGCAACCGGAACTGGATCCGCCTCGGCTCGTTCACCGCGCAGCCGTCCGAGATCCTCAAGCTCGCGCTCGTGCTGGGCATCGGCGCGATCATGTACGTCAAGCGGGAGAAGCTCGACGACTGGAAAGAGGTCTTCATCCCGATCGGCATCGCGTCGCTCGGGTCGATCGGCCTCGTCCTCGTCGGCGGCGACCAGGGCACCGCGATGATCATGCTCATCCTGGTGTTCGGCGCGCTCTACGTCGGCGGCGCCCGGGCGAAGCACCTGCTCGTCGGGGTGCTCGGCCTCGCCGTGCTGCTGCCGTTCGTCACGATGGCGTCGAGCTCCCGGTCGCACCGCATCAGCGCCTGGCTCTCCGGCTGCACCGACACGAGCCAGTACCAGGACCTCTGCTGGCAGCCGACCCACGGCATGTGGGCGCTGGCCTCCGGCGGCGTCTTCGGGGTGGGTCTCGGCAACTCCAAGGCGAAGTGGTCGTGGCTCCCCGAGGCTGACAACGACTACATCTTCGCGATCATCGGCGAGGAGCTCGGGCTCGTCGGCGCCGTCGTCGTGCTCGCCCTGTTCGTGGTCCTCGCGGTCGGCATGATCAAGATCATCCGGCAGTCGAACGACCCCTTCGTGAAGACCGTCACCGGTGGCGTGCTCGCGTGGATCATCGGCCAGGCGCTCGTCAACATCGCCGTGGTCCTCGGCCTGCTGCCGGTCCTCGGCGTCCCTCTCCCACTCATCTCGGCCGGTGGCTCCGCGCTGATCATGACCCTCGTCGCCATCGGCGTCGTCCTGTCCTTCGCCCGCGACCTCCCGGGCAAGAGCGACCTCCCGGGCAGGAACAGCGTCGGCCGCACCACCACGAACGGAACCCTCCGGTGA
- the murG gene encoding undecaprenyldiphospho-muramoylpentapeptide beta-N-acetylglucosaminyltransferase, translated as MNTYLFAGGGTAGHVNPLLAVADRLTEREPDAEVLVLGTAEGLESRLVPMRGYELLTIPRLPFPRKPNAAALRFPGGFLGAVRRIEQIIREREVDVVLGVGGYAAAPAYIAARHTGTPIVVHEQNAKPGLANRLAAFLTDHVGVTFSNTRLRHGRVVGMPLRREIESLDRRASRAEGLAEFGLDPARPVLLVTGGSSGARSINRTVNRSAATIVGAGWQVLHVVGGKSDIGPSDLDGYHVLPYCDRMDLAYAASDFVVSRAGAGMVCELTAVGLPSVLVPYPVGNGEQRHNAKDVVDAGGAVLVADAEFDEDWVTFQLLNTLQDRARIADMTVRAGSVGHRDGADRMTDLVLDAAKRATDATRDAHDSTTEER; from the coding sequence GTGAACACCTACCTCTTCGCGGGCGGCGGCACCGCCGGCCACGTGAACCCGCTGCTCGCGGTCGCCGACCGGCTGACCGAGCGCGAGCCCGACGCCGAGGTCCTCGTCCTCGGCACCGCAGAGGGCCTCGAGTCCCGGCTCGTCCCGATGCGCGGCTACGAGCTGCTGACGATCCCGCGCCTGCCGTTCCCGCGCAAGCCGAACGCCGCTGCCCTCCGCTTCCCCGGCGGGTTCCTCGGCGCCGTCCGTCGGATCGAGCAGATCATCCGCGAGCGCGAGGTCGACGTCGTCCTCGGTGTCGGGGGCTACGCGGCCGCACCGGCGTACATCGCCGCACGCCATACCGGCACCCCGATCGTCGTGCACGAGCAGAACGCCAAGCCCGGCCTGGCGAACCGCCTGGCAGCGTTCCTCACCGACCACGTGGGCGTGACCTTCTCGAACACGCGGCTCCGCCACGGCCGGGTCGTCGGCATGCCGCTCCGGCGCGAGATCGAGTCGCTCGACCGTCGTGCGAGCCGCGCAGAGGGCCTCGCCGAGTTCGGGCTCGACCCCGCGCGACCGGTCCTGCTCGTCACGGGCGGGTCCTCCGGCGCGCGGAGCATCAACCGCACCGTGAACCGGAGCGCCGCGACGATCGTCGGTGCCGGCTGGCAGGTCCTGCACGTCGTCGGCGGGAAGTCCGACATCGGCCCGAGCGACCTCGACGGGTACCACGTGCTGCCGTACTGCGACCGGATGGACCTGGCGTACGCCGCGAGCGACTTCGTGGTCTCGCGCGCCGGCGCCGGCATGGTCTGCGAGCTGACCGCCGTCGGGCTGCCGAGCGTCCTCGTGCCGTACCCTGTCGGCAACGGCGAGCAGCGGCACAACGCGAAGGACGTCGTCGACGCCGGGGGAGCGGTCCTCGTGGCCGACGCGGAATTCGACGAGGACTGGGTGACGTTCCAGCTGCTGAACACCCTGCAGGACCGGGCCCGCATCGCCGACATGACCGTCCGTGCCGGCAGCGTCGGACACCGCGACGGCGCCGACCGCATGACGGACCTCGTCCTCGACGCCGCGAAGCGCGCGACCGATGCGACGCGCGACGCGCACGACAGCACCACGGAGGAACGATGA
- the murC gene encoding UDP-N-acetylmuramate--L-alanine ligase, which yields MTIKPDLTQPIPDELGTVHFVGIGGSGMSGIARLFLAAGHRVTGSDSRETATTGTMRDLGAEVHIGHDAANVGDADTIVVTSALWPDNPELLEAQRRGLPVLHRSQALAALIAEHRLVAVAGAHGKTTSTGMIVTALVELGLDPSFVNGGVIQSLGTSSAPGSSDLFVVEADESDGSFLLYDVAVALITNVDADHLDHYGSEEAFTEAFVEFAAKASERVVISSDDAGAKAVTAGIRAREDAPEIVTFGEAVDADVRIEGITESAGVEVDFRAAGEAHHLTLRVPGRHNAINAVGAFAVLTGLGVAAEDAIRGIEAFGGTQRRFELHGVERGVSVYDDYAHHPTEVAAALKAARNVVGDGRIIAIHQPHLYSRTRLMAGDFAKVYEELADHTVVLDVYGAREDPEPGVTGALVQERFADQSRVEFLPDWDEASARAAAVARDGDIIMTLSCGDVYRIIPQVLSALHDDGALSR from the coding sequence ATGACCATCAAGCCGGACCTGACGCAGCCGATCCCCGACGAACTCGGCACAGTCCACTTCGTCGGCATCGGCGGCTCCGGCATGAGCGGCATCGCCCGACTCTTCCTCGCCGCCGGCCACCGCGTGACCGGCAGCGACTCGCGCGAGACCGCCACCACCGGCACCATGCGTGACCTCGGTGCCGAGGTGCACATCGGCCACGACGCCGCGAACGTCGGCGACGCGGACACCATCGTCGTCACGAGCGCGCTCTGGCCGGACAACCCGGAGCTCCTCGAGGCCCAGCGCCGTGGCCTGCCGGTCCTGCACCGGTCGCAGGCCCTCGCCGCCCTCATCGCCGAGCACCGCCTCGTCGCGGTCGCCGGCGCGCACGGCAAGACCACCTCGACCGGCATGATCGTCACCGCGCTCGTCGAGCTCGGGCTGGACCCGAGCTTCGTGAACGGTGGGGTCATCCAGTCCCTCGGCACGAGCTCGGCGCCCGGCTCGAGCGACCTGTTCGTCGTCGAGGCCGACGAGTCCGACGGCTCCTTCCTGCTCTACGACGTCGCGGTCGCCCTCATCACGAACGTCGACGCCGACCACCTCGACCACTACGGCAGCGAGGAGGCCTTCACCGAGGCCTTCGTCGAGTTCGCCGCGAAGGCGAGCGAGCGCGTCGTGATCTCGAGCGACGACGCCGGCGCGAAGGCGGTCACGGCCGGGATCCGCGCCCGCGAGGACGCGCCCGAGATCGTCACCTTCGGCGAGGCCGTCGACGCCGACGTCCGGATCGAGGGGATCACCGAGTCCGCCGGGGTCGAGGTCGACTTCCGCGCCGCGGGCGAGGCGCACCACCTGACGCTCCGGGTCCCCGGCCGCCACAACGCGATCAACGCCGTCGGCGCCTTCGCCGTCCTGACCGGACTCGGCGTCGCCGCCGAGGACGCGATCCGTGGCATCGAGGCCTTCGGCGGGACCCAGCGACGCTTCGAGCTGCACGGCGTCGAGCGCGGCGTCTCGGTCTACGACGACTACGCGCACCACCCGACCGAGGTGGCGGCGGCGCTCAAGGCCGCGCGGAACGTCGTGGGCGACGGCCGGATCATCGCGATCCACCAGCCGCATCTGTACTCGCGGACGCGCCTGATGGCCGGTGACTTCGCCAAGGTCTACGAGGAGCTCGCCGACCACACCGTCGTCCTCGACGTCTACGGCGCCCGCGAGGACCCGGAGCCCGGCGTCACCGGCGCCCTCGTGCAGGAGCGCTTCGCCGACCAGTCCCGCGTCGAGTTCCTGCCCGACTGGGACGAGGCCTCGGCGCGCGCGGCCGCGGTCGCGCGCGACGGCGACATCATCATGACCCTGAGCTGCGGCGACGTGTACCGCATCATCCCGCAGGTGCTCAGCGCCCTCCACGACGACGGGGCGCTGTCCCGGTGA
- a CDS encoding FtsQ-type POTRA domain-containing protein produces MKRPEGFDERPARPDAPADGAGAPRQRRAPLIPRRPSREPEPEVQEARLEPATEEPVVETADPTAADTSNGSARDRAGALAGAAGRRLGAGLSSVAGRLREYTPDEDHHDPEAERLARERQETERRDAARLAHLTDLHGPDEDGHERPIGAGVRAAETAREARVAKRRRRLLERAEVRRFTRRSRHRRAAWITAASIVLVFGISILVAVFSPLMALQTIEVKGTNRVDETQLRQALSDQIGTPLARLDFDAIKKDIAGFPLIESYVTEEAPPHTLVVTVTERTPVVAVRSGKSFDLVDPAGIVVQSSPKQPANMPVADIGNAKLGSSEFRTMTEVVLALPSTVRQQVTSVKGSTADDVTLTLKDGSSVVWGNPEQSDAKAALLAALVKDHAARNPGVVVEYDVSAPDNGIIRAKK; encoded by the coding sequence GTGAAGCGTCCCGAGGGGTTCGACGAGCGGCCGGCCCGTCCGGACGCACCTGCCGACGGCGCGGGCGCGCCCCGGCAGCGTCGTGCCCCGCTGATCCCGCGGCGTCCGTCCCGCGAGCCCGAGCCGGAAGTCCAGGAGGCGCGGCTCGAGCCCGCCACCGAGGAACCGGTCGTCGAGACGGCAGACCCCACCGCCGCCGACACGTCGAACGGGTCGGCGCGCGACCGCGCCGGTGCCCTCGCCGGCGCCGCCGGCCGTCGCCTCGGCGCCGGACTGTCGTCCGTCGCCGGCCGGCTGCGCGAGTACACGCCCGACGAGGACCACCACGATCCCGAGGCCGAGCGCCTCGCCCGGGAGCGGCAGGAGACCGAGCGCCGCGACGCCGCGCGGCTCGCCCACCTGACCGACCTGCACGGCCCGGACGAGGACGGCCACGAGCGCCCGATCGGTGCCGGCGTCCGCGCTGCCGAGACCGCCCGGGAGGCCCGGGTGGCCAAGCGCCGTCGTCGCCTCCTCGAGCGCGCCGAGGTCCGCCGCTTCACCCGTCGCAGCCGGCACCGCCGCGCCGCCTGGATCACCGCAGCGAGCATCGTCCTCGTCTTCGGGATCTCGATCCTCGTCGCGGTGTTCTCGCCGTTGATGGCGCTCCAGACCATCGAGGTCAAGGGGACGAACCGCGTCGACGAGACCCAGCTCCGCCAGGCGCTCTCCGACCAGATCGGCACCCCGCTGGCCCGGCTCGACTTCGACGCCATCAAGAAGGACATCGCCGGCTTCCCGCTCATCGAGAGCTACGTGACGGAGGAAGCCCCGCCGCACACCCTCGTGGTCACCGTGACCGAGCGCACCCCGGTCGTCGCGGTGCGGTCGGGGAAGTCCTTCGACCTGGTCGACCCTGCAGGCATCGTCGTGCAGTCGTCGCCGAAGCAGCCCGCGAACATGCCCGTCGCCGACATCGGCAACGCGAAGCTCGGCTCGTCGGAGTTCCGCACGATGACCGAGGTCGTGCTCGCGCTCCCGTCGACCGTCCGTCAGCAGGTGACGAGCGTGAAGGGCTCGACCGCCGACGACGTGACCCTCACCCTCAAGGACGGCTCGAGCGTCGTCTGGGGGAACCCGGAGCAGTCCGACGCGAAGGCGGCCCTCCTCGCGGCCCTCGTGAAGGACCACGCGGCGCGGAACCCCGGCGTCGTCGTCGAGTACGACGTCAGCGCTCCGGACAACGGCATCATCCGCGCGAAGAAGTAG
- the ftsZ gene encoding cell division protein FtsZ, translating to MTTNHNYLAVIKVVGVGGGGVNAVNRMIELGLRGVEFIAINTDAQALLLSDADVKLDVGREITRGLGAGADPEVGRRAAEDHAEEIEEALAGADMVFVTAGEGGGTGTGGAPVVARIAKSIGALTIGVVTKPFSFEGKRRQSQAENGVAGLKDEVDTLIVVPNDRLLEISDRGISMVEAFATADQVLLAGVQGITDLITTPGLINLDFADVKSVMQGAGSALMGIGSSRGADRAIKAAELAVASPLLEASIDGAHGVLLSIQGGSNLGIFEINDAARLVQEAVHPEANIIFGAVIDDTLGDEVRVTVIAAGFDGGEPTSQQKERRSSWVDPEAGATVPVASAGATGAIEDSSSSAPSWASQEHEAPAQRAADPAFDDDDDELDVPDFLK from the coding sequence GTGACCACGAACCACAACTACCTCGCCGTCATCAAGGTCGTCGGCGTCGGCGGCGGCGGCGTGAACGCCGTCAACCGGATGATCGAGCTCGGCCTCCGCGGGGTGGAGTTCATCGCGATCAACACCGACGCGCAGGCGCTGCTCCTGAGCGACGCCGACGTCAAGCTCGACGTGGGCCGCGAGATCACCCGCGGCCTCGGCGCCGGAGCGGACCCCGAGGTCGGCCGTCGTGCCGCCGAGGACCACGCGGAGGAGATCGAAGAGGCCCTCGCCGGTGCCGACATGGTCTTCGTCACCGCCGGTGAGGGCGGTGGGACCGGCACGGGTGGTGCGCCCGTGGTCGCCCGCATCGCGAAGTCGATCGGCGCGCTCACCATCGGCGTCGTCACGAAGCCGTTCAGCTTCGAGGGCAAGCGTCGTCAGTCGCAGGCCGAGAACGGTGTCGCCGGCCTCAAGGACGAGGTCGACACGCTCATCGTCGTGCCGAACGACCGCCTGCTCGAGATCAGCGACCGCGGCATCTCGATGGTCGAGGCGTTCGCCACGGCCGACCAGGTGCTCCTCGCCGGTGTCCAGGGCATCACCGACCTGATCACCACCCCCGGCCTGATCAACCTCGACTTCGCCGACGTGAAGTCCGTCATGCAGGGTGCGGGTTCCGCGCTCATGGGCATCGGTTCCTCGCGGGGTGCCGACCGGGCGATCAAGGCGGCCGAACTGGCCGTCGCGAGCCCGCTGCTCGAGGCCTCGATCGACGGTGCGCACGGCGTGCTGCTCTCGATCCAGGGCGGTTCGAACCTCGGCATCTTCGAGATCAACGACGCGGCCCGTCTGGTGCAGGAGGCAGTCCACCCCGAGGCGAACATCATCTTCGGTGCCGTCATCGACGACACGCTCGGCGACGAGGTCCGCGTGACCGTCATCGCCGCGGGCTTCGACGGCGGCGAGCCCACCTCGCAGCAGAAGGAGCGCCGCTCCAGCTGGGTCGACCCCGAGGCCGGCGCGACCGTCCCCGTGGCGTCCGCCGGTGCGACCGGCGCGATCGAGGACTCGTCCTCGTCCGCCCCGTCGTGGGCGTCGCAGGAGCACGAGGCGCCCGCGCAGCGTGCCGCCGACCCGGCGTTCGACGACGATGACGACGAGCTCGACGTCCCCGACTTCCTGAAGTAA